One window from the genome of Myripristis murdjan chromosome 6, fMyrMur1.1, whole genome shotgun sequence encodes:
- the taf3 gene encoding transcription initiation factor TFIID subunit 3: MCESYARSLLRVSVAQICQALGWDAVQLTACDLLSDVLHRYIQQLARGCHRYSELYGRTDPVLDDVSQAFRLLGVSLSELEDYVHNLEPVGFAHQTPLFPVSKNNVLQFPQPGARDAEERKEYIPDYLPPLVSLQEEEEEEEVPAAMGTSAEAMQVPLDEDEEEVEEDEAVNDENHPLKRHLDSPDAAMGMMPTSKRPRMHPGLSPEWGVEPREPLTSLNPQRVPPGMLPSHDSLGSLSPETPTGTPSSFRPQPVVPRHSDHKSHGTQGRKPKVSSPGRPRTKSPKGVIAGPVGGSPIRSPKSSKERKKSPGRTKSPKSPKSPKTGSAKASQPQSKTDSLHKLPLSTLSERMGKENIHMRQSMEDREIAEAHFRKLEPDNTAIDDSIDAVIARACAEREPDPFAFSSGSESESNGFSSPRRLTIMEQPTPKIPIGTNSSVKDTSLLHMNAGPGNWTMDDSINEVIRKVNQGGPSVPSQNQGQYMSSGSASPPTPEPLLKAFEEKNKTVSTVDIKKKLKKELKTKMKKKEKDKPKDKDRDKDKSKGKEKNKDKNRDKNKEFSKEGKMPWKEYGSKDDDHFRPRDFPVPEASIKIKNRDGDGSRKEKEKHKDKKKDKEKSKKDKDKRDKGKDRSKDDRQKLSALTPFGLGEVQPLFSPSACLRIPSMLPPLPPILPDKEVKTKEKDKKKDKKEKKKKKEKEKEKEREKAKEKEREKEEKRKEKEREKEKREKEKEKEKERIRLEKVKVETPSAVPSPVIPRLTLRVGAGQDKIVISKVVPNTEPKTPVPKTPASKSTPGNRPRTPPPPPLLSPIAPSLAPPASPLPPAATPSSMLSPTSMLTSASSLRTPVRSVVTETVSTYVIRDEWGNQIWICPGCNKPDDGSPMIGCDDCDDWYHWPCVGILTAPPEDQQWFCVKCASKKKDKKHKKRKHKLH, from the exons ATGTGCGAGAGCTATGCCCGCTCGCTGCTGCGTGTTTCGGTGGCGCAGATCTGCCAGGCACTGGGCTGGGATGCGGTTCAGCTCACTGCCTGCGATCTGTTGTCCGATGTCCTGCATCGATATATCCAGCAGTTGGCCAGGGGCTGCCATCGTTATTCCGAGCTTT ATGGACGTACAGATCCAGTGTTGGATGATGTCAGTCAGGCCTTCAGGCTGCTGGGGGTGAGTTTGAGTGAACTGGAGGACTATGTCCACAACCTGGAGCCTGTGGGCTTTGCCCATCAGACACCGCTCTTCCCCGTCAGCAAAAACAACGTCCTGCAGTTCCCCCAGCCTGGAGCCCGagatgcagaggagaggaaggaataCATTCCAGATTACCTGCCACCTCTGGTCTCCTTACAAGAGG aagaggaggaggaagaggttcCTGCTGCCATGGGCACCTCAGCTGAAGCTATGCAAGTGCCActagatgaggatgaggaggaagttGAGGAAGATGAAGCAGTCAATGATGAGAACCACCCACTGAAGCGGCACTTGGACAGTCCTGATGCAGCTATGGGCATGATGCCCACTTCCAAGAGACCCCGCATGCATCCTGGCCTCAGCCCAGAATGGGGGGTTGAGCCCAGGGAACCCCTCACGTCCCTCAACCCACAGCGTGTTCCTCCAGGCATGCTGCCTTCTCATGACAGCCTCGGCTCCCTGTCCCCTGAAACACCCACTGGAACCCCGTCCTCCTTCAGACCGCAGCCAGTTGTACCGAGACACTCTGATCATAAGTCCCATGGAACTCAAGGAAGAAAGCCTAAGGTCTCATCCCCTGGCAGACCACGGACTAAGTCCCCTAAAGGGGTCATTGCTGGACCTGTGGGTGGCAGTCCCATCCGTTCTCCAAAATCTTCTAAGGAGAGGAAGAAATCCCCAGGCAGGACCAAGAGTCCAAAAAGCCCCAAGAGCCCAAAGACGGGTTCTGCCAAAGCATCTCAACCTCAGAGCAAGACAGATAGTTTGCATAAGCTTCCTCTGTCGACGCTGAGCGAGAGGATGGGTAAAGAGAACATCCACATGCGTCAGAGTATGGAGGACCGGGAGATAGCTGAAGCACACTTCAGGAAACTAGAGCCTGACAACACGGCCATTGATGACTCTATTGATGCTGTGATTGCCAGAGCATGTGCTGAGCGGGAGCCTGACCCTTTTGCTTTCTCGTCAGGCTCTGAATCAGAGAGCAATGGGTTCTCCAGCCCTAGAAGACTCACCATCATGGAGCAGCCTACGCCTAAAATCCCGATTGGAACCAACAGCTCTGTGAAAGACACGTCACTGCTACACATGAATGCAGGCCCAGGAAACTGGACTATGGATGACTCAATCAATGAAGTGATTCGGAAGGTCAATCAGGGCGGTCCATCAGTCCCCTCTCAAAACCAAGGACAGTACATGTCATCAGGATCAGCCTCGCCACCTACTCCTGAACCCCTGCTTAAGGCTTTTGAGGAGAAGAATAAGACGGTCTCGACagtagacataaaaaaaaagttgaagaaggagcttaaaacaaaaatgaagaagaaggaaaaagacaAGCCAAAAGATAAAGACCGGGACAAAGATAAGAGcaaggggaaagaaaagaataagGATAAGAACAGGGATAAGAACAAGGAGTTTTCCAAGGAAGGAAAGATGCCCTGGAAGGAGTACGGAAGTAAGGATGATGATCACTTCCGTCCGCGAGACTTTCCTGTGCCTGAGGCTTCCATTAAAATTAAGAACAGAGATGGAGATGGCTccaggaaggagaaggagaaacacaaagaTAAAAAGAAGGATaaagaaaagagtaaaaaagacaaagataagCGGGACAAGGGTAAAGACAGGAGTAAGGACGACAGGCAGAAACTATCTGCGTTGACCCCCTTTGGTTTGGGCGAAGTCCAGCCACTGTTCAGCCCCTCCGCTTGCTTACGGATACCCTCCATGCTGCCTCCTCTGCCCCCAATCCTCCCGGATAAAGAAGTCAAGACTAAGGAGAAGGAcaagaagaaagacaagaaggagaagaagaaaaagaaagaaaaggagaaggaaaaggagcGAGAAAAGGccaaagaaaaggagagggagaaagaagaaaagaggaaagagaaggagagggaaaaagaaaagcgagaaaaggagaaagagaaagaaaaagagagaattcGATTAGAGAAG GTGAAAGTAGAGACCCCATCAGCTGTGCCATCTCCAGTCATCCCCAGACTGACTCTCAGAGTGGGAGCTGGCCAGGACAAAAT TGTTATCAGCAAGGTGGTCCCAAATACAGAGCCCAAAACACCAGTGCCCAAGACTCCTGCTTCCAAATCTACACCTGGAAATCGCCCTCGGACACCCCCGCCACCTCCACTTCTCTCGCCCATTGCACCCTCTCTGGCCCCTCCTGCCTCACCTCTTCCCCCTGCTGCCACGCCTTCATCGATGCTTTCCCCTACCTCTATGCTCACCTCAGCCAGCTCCCTCAGAACGCCAGTACGCAGCGTCGTAACTGAGACCGTCAGCACCTATGTG ATCCGAGATGAATGGGGAAACCAGATCTGGATCTGTCCCGGATGCAACAAGCCTGATGACGGCAGTCCCATGATAGGA